A part of Crassostrea angulata isolate pt1a10 chromosome 5, ASM2561291v2, whole genome shotgun sequence genomic DNA contains:
- the LOC128185428 gene encoding cell death abnormality protein 1-like, producing the protein MNEPIYMIYTSFFFSTAYSFVSSSESPLICPLDRYWDNVAGICKECVRIMSGFNHLNCSIPCRFPSYSFECRNKCNCSDQICSNILGCNMNYVRRRKQELGEKVCNVGYHGLDCLKPCRYPNFGPLCQNKCDCNETIRSNVRGCILDISTKFVTEVKHIGKELENSSVDSLTDSSGDINIGILTTIITASLLVIIVVTQLIRKQCGRRTPSFETNYNTYHI; encoded by the exons atgaaTGAGCCcatttatatgatttatacTTCGTTTTTCTTCTCAACGGCTTATTCCTTTGTATCATCATC agaaagTCCTTTGATTTGTCCTTTAGATAGATATTGGGACAATGTTGCAGGGATATGCAAag AATGTGTCCGCAT AATGTCTGGATTTAATCATCTCAATTGCTCAATCCCATGTCGATTTCCAAGCTATAGCTTTGAATGTCGAAACAAGTGCAACTGTAGTGATCAGATATGTAGCAATATCTTGGGATGCAACATGAATTATGTCAGAAGAAGAAAACAAGAATTGGGAGAAAAGG TTTGCAATGTTGGTTATCATGGGCTCGATTGTTTAAAGCCATGCCGATATCCTAACTTTGGTCCATTATGTCAAAACAAGTGTGATTGCAACGAGACAATCCGCAGCAATGTAAGAGGATGCATCTTGGATATTTCCACCAAATTTGTAACAGAAGTGAAACATATAG GAAAAGAACTTGAAAATTCTTCGGTGGATTCTTTAACGGATTCTTCGGGAGATATTAATATTGGAATATTGACAACAATAATAACCGCATCTCTTCTTGTCATCATAGTTGTGACTCAATTAATAAGAAAGCAATGTGGTCGAAGGACGCCTTCTTTTGAAACCAACTACAACACTTATCATATATAA
- the LOC128185429 gene encoding cell death abnormality protein 1-like: protein MVNALECRSEFNHLNCSNPCRFPSYGFECRNKCNCSEQICSNILGCNINYVRKKEKESAEKVCNIGYHGPDCLKPCRYPNFGPLCQNKCDCNETICSNVRGCILDISTKFVTELEHLAKDLENSSVDSSMESSGDINIGILTTIITASLIVIMVVTQLIRKQCGRRTPSFETSYNTYHI from the exons ATGGTAAATGCGTTGG AATGTAGGTCTGAATTTAATCATCTCAATTGCTCAAACCCATGTCGATTTCCAAGCTATGGTTTTGAATGTCGAAACAAGTGCAACTGTAGTGAACAGATATGTAGCAATATATTGGGATGCAACATAAATTAtgtcagaaaaaaagaaaaagaatcggCTGAAAAGG TTTGCAATATTGGTTATCATGGGCCCGATTGTTTAAAGCCATGCCGATATCCTAACTTTGGCCCATTATGTCAAAACAAGTGTGATTGCAACGAGACAATCTGTAGCAATGTAAGAGGATGCATCTTGGATATTTCCACCAAATTTGTAACAGAATTGGAACATTTAGCTA AAGACCTTGAAAATTCTTCGGTGGATTCTTCAATGGAATCGTCGGGAGATATTAATATTGGAATATTGACAACAATTATAACTGCATCTCTTATTGTCATCATGGTTGTGACTCAATTAATAAGAAAGCAATGTGGTCGAAGAACGCCTTCTTTTGAAACCAGCTACAACACTTATCATATATGA